The stretch of DNA CGTACACgacacaccgccgccgccgtaccaCGCGTCAGTACGGGGGCGTCTCCTTCTGCCGGCCGCGATCCGCCGATCCCCGTCTGTTTGCATCGAGAGTTCGAGTTGCGATTTGCGCTTCCAGGCGGCGCAAAGATAGACTCGTCCCCAAAAAGTCAGCGGAGTGAGTACGTGCGCCGTGGTAGCGGCATGATGACCCGGTGCTATACTGCTACGGTCTACGATCTATACCGCGGAGTGAGTCGAAGGTGAAAGAAACTTGAACAGTGGTAGCGCTACACGAGTATGCTGCTACCTCCGCGGTCCGCAATTGGCGTTTCGGGCGAGTAAAACTGGAGTACTAGGCCACAGACAAGTTAATACTTGCCTTGACGTCTGAAATGTCAAATTTGTCAACCGGAGGCCGTACGTGCAAGTTGTAACGACGTGTGTAGATTTAATTTGTCATAGAAACACTTCAAGTAATACTAACCACTCCCTCtgttaaaaaaaaacatgtgaCTCCCGCTTCCCAAGGAATTTAAAAAGTTTCAAATCTGATcgaatttataaaaaaaatactaacatttatgacacaaaataaatttatgatacataataagtatcattagattaatCGTACTTGAAGGAGGATTGGAGTGTTAATGCAACTTGTATTGACCTGTTAGTGTATATATACATGTACACAAGCACAACGTGCGCCTATCCTAACGGACCAACGTGATCCAGAAAAGTAGGATCGTGGAGCGAGTATACAGAGACGTGACCACGTCTCCAGCACCCCAAGGCAGTCGTAGCATCGGGCGCTGAGATGCCAGTCTCCAACACCCCAAGGCAGTCGTAGCATCGGGCGCTGAGATGCCAAGACTGGATCGAAACTCCTAGAACACCAAAGTAGGCAGTCCTTTTGTCATGATATCTGCAAATTGCTGGCTTGTAGGAACATGTAGAACACGAACATCGCCGACGGCCACCTTCTCTCGAACAAAATGAATGTCGAGCTCGATATGTTTTGTCCGCCGATGGTGAACTGAATTGGACGCCATATACACGGAGGAGATGTTGTCACAATAGCCTTGGCAACAGGAACAAACAGCTCTCCCAAGAGTTGTCGAAGCCAGCAGCACTCGGACAAGTGCGTCGCCAAGGTAGATGCAGTAGCCCGACGTAGTGCGTCGTGTGTCCGGGCAGCCCGCCCAATCCGTGTCGGAGTAGGCGACGATGTCCAGTGACTTTGAGGCTGGGAGATGCAGACCGTGATCAGTGGTGACCTAAATGTAGCGAAGAACACGCTTGACGAGAGCCAGTGACCTTCACACGGATCATGCATATGCAAGCAGATCTGCTGCACAGCATGAGCAATGTCCGGCCGCGTGAGGGTCAACCATTgaagagctccggcgagctaccTGTACTCCGATGGATCAGGCACAAGTTCACCACTGGATGTTGACAGCTTGGGCTTGACGTCGATCGGTGTGGAGATCGGGCGGCAATTGGACATGCCAGCACGATCAAGCAACTCTTCAGCATATTGGGCTTGAGACAAGTGGAATCCACTGGCAGACCGGGTGACCTCAACACCAAGAAAGAAGTGAAGGTTACCCATGTCCTTGAGTGCAAATTCTGCTTGTAGCTCGGCGATGATGCGCTGAAGAAGAGCCGAAGAGGAATCCGTGATGATCATGTCGTCGACGTACTGGAGAAGGTAGGCCATCTCTGTCCCGCGACGAAGAACGAAGAGGGAAGTGTCGGAGTGCATCGGTGAGAATCCAATCGTGCTGATGAACCCGGCGAAGCGCTCATACTAGGCGCGTGCCGCCTGCTTTAGTCCATAAAGACTCTTGGACAGGAGGCAGACTGCGTCGGGTTTGCCTGGATCGACGAACCCTGCCGGCTGCTGACAGTACACGCGCTCGGAGAGGTGGTTTCCATGCAGAAAGGCAATGGAGACGTCCATCTGCCGAGCTTGCCAACCACGAGAAGCAACGATAGAGAGCATCGTGCGAATTGTGGCCGGTTTCACCAC from Panicum virgatum strain AP13 chromosome 9K, P.virgatum_v5, whole genome shotgun sequence encodes:
- the LOC120647704 gene encoding uncharacterized mitochondrial protein AtMg00810-like, with the protein product MAYLLQYVDDMIITDSSSALLQRIIAELQAEFALKDMGNLHFFLGVEVTRSASGFHLSQAQYAEELLDRAGMSNCRPISTPIDVKPKLSTSSGELVPDPSEYR